The stretch of DNA GGCTCCCGCGAGCTGCGGGGAGACCTGCGGCGCCTGGGCCGTGCGGTGAACACGATGGTCGACCAGCTGTCGCTCTTCACGGGCGAGGTCACCCGTGTCGCCCGTGAGGTCGGCACGGAGGGGCGGCTCGGCGGTCGCGCCAAGGTGCGTGGTCTGTCCGGGAGTTGGCGTGACGTGACGGAGGCCGTCAACACGATGGCCGCCCGGCTCACCGCTCAGGTGCGTGACATCGCCCTGGTGACGACGGCGGTGGCGCAGGGCGACCTGACGCGGACGGTCACGGTCGAGGCGACGGGCGAGCTGCTCGAACTGAAGCTGACCGTCAATACGATGGTCGAACAGCTCTCCGCGTTCGCGGCGGAGGTGACGCGTGTCGCCCGCGAGGTCGGCACCGAGGGGCAGTTGGGCGGCCGGGCGCAGGCCCGTGGTGTGTCGGGGGTCTGGAAGGACCTCACGGACAACGTCAACTTCATGGCGTCGAACCTCACCTCCCAGGTGCGCAACATCGCCCAGGTGACCACGGCCGTCGCCAACGGCGACCTGAGCCAGAAGATCACCGTGGACGCCCGGGGCGAGATCCTGGAGCTGAAGTCGACGGTGAACACGATGGTGGACCAGCTCTCCGCGTTCGCCGACGAGGTCACCCGCGTGGCCCGCGAGGTCGGCACGGAGGGCAATCTGGGCGGTCGCGCTCAGGTGCGCGGCGTGTCCGGGGTCTGGAAGGACCTCACCGACAACGTCAACTTCATGGCGGACAACCTCACCTCTCAGGTGCGCAACATCGCCCTCGTGTCGACGGCGGTCGCCCAGGGCGATCTCGGCAAGAAGATCACGGTGGAGGCGAAGGGCGAGATCCTGGAGCTGAAGTCGACCATCAACACGATGGTCGACCAGCTCTCCGCGTTCGCCGACGAGGTCACCCGCGTCGCCCGCGAGGTCGGCACCGAGGGCAACCTCGGCGGACAGGCCCAGGTGCGCGGCGTCTCCGGCGTATGGAAGGACCTCACCGACAACGTCAACTTCATGGCGCTGAACCTCACCTCCCAGGTGCGGAACATCGCCCAGGTCACCACGGCCGTCGCCAACGGCGACCTGTCCAAGATGATCACGGTGACGGCGCGCGGCGAGATCCTGGAGCTGAAGGACACCGTCAACACGATGGTGGAGCAGCTGCGCGCCTTCGCGGACGAGGTGACCCGCGTGGCCCGCGAGGTCGGCACGGACGGCCGGCTCGGCGGGCGGGCCCAGGTGCTCGGCGTATCGGGCGTATGGAAGGACCTCACCGACAACGTCAACTACATGGCCGACAACCTCACCGGCCAGGTCCGCAACATCGCGCAGGTCGCGACGGCGGTGGCGCAGGGTGATCTCTCCAAGAAGATCGACGTGGACGCGCGCGGCGAGATCCTGGAGCTGAAGACCACCATCAACACCATGGTGGACACGCTGTCATCCTTCTCCTCCGAGGTCACCCGCGTGGCCCGCGAGGTCGGCTCCGAGGGCCAACTGGGCGGCCAGGCAAGGGTCGAGGGCGTCTACGGCACGTGGAAACGCCTGACGACGAACGTGAACGAACTCGCCCTGAACCTCACCACCCAGGTCCGCGCGATCGCCGAGGTCGCATCCGCCGTGGCCCAGGGCGACATGACCCGTTCCATCACCGTCGAGACCCGCGGCGAGGTCTCCGAGCTCAAGAACAACATCAACGTCATGGTCTCCAACCTCCGCGAGACCACCCGCGCCAAGGACTGGCTGGAGTCGAACCTGGCCCGTCTCGCGGGGCTGATGCAGGGCCACCGTGACCTGATGGAGGTCGCGGACCTGATCCTGCGCGAACTGACCCCGCTCGTGAACGCGCAGTACGGCGCGTTCTTCCTGGCCGACCCGGAGGCCGGGGACGCCACGACGCTGCAGACTCCGCCGGTCAAGGGGCTCGCCTTCATCGCCGGGTACGGCTCCGCGCAGGGCTCGGTCGTCGACACGGGCGCGATGCCCGCGCACGGCCTGGTGCGCCAGGCCGCCCTGGAGAAGAAGCGGATCCTCGTCGACGAGGTGCCGCCCGACTACATCAAGATCACCTCGGGCCTTGGGGACTCCGCCCCGGCCAGCCTGGTGATCATCCCCATCCTCTTCGAGGACAAGCTGCTCGGCGTCATCGAACTGGCCACGTTCTCCCGCTTCTCGGACGTGCACCTGGCGTTCTTCGATCAGTTCGTGAGCACCATCGGCGTCGCGATCAACACGATCATCGCCAACTCCCGTACGGAATCACTGCTCAGCGAGTCCCAGCGGCTCGCCACGCAGCTCCAGGACCGGTCGGACGAACTCCAGCTCCAGCAGGCGGAGTTGCAGCGCTCGAACGCCGAGCTGGAGGAGAAGGCGGCACTCCTGGCCACGTCGTCCCAGTACAAGTCGGAGTTCCTCGCGAACATGTCGCACGAGCTGCGCACGCCGCTGAACTCCCTGCTCATCCTGGCCCGGCTGCTCTCCGACAACCCCGACAGTCATCTCTCCGACCAGGAAGTGCAGTTCGCGACCACGATCCACCGCTCGGGCTCCGACCTCCTCCAACTCATCAACGACATCCTCGACTTGTCGAAGATCGAGGCGGGCAGGATGGACGTACGCCCCAAGAAGCTCCCCCTCGTCAAGGTCCTCGACTACGTCCACGCGACGTTCCGCCCGCTCACCCTGGACCGCGGGCTCGCGTTCGAGGTGTCGGTCGGCGAGGACGTGCCGCGGGAGATGTTCTCGGACGAGCAGCGGCTCCAGCAGATCCTGCGCAACCTCCTGTCGAACGCGGTCAAGTTCACCGCGAGCGGCCGGGTCGAGCTGCGCGTGAGCCGCGTCAAGAACACCGGCGACCGGCGGCTCCACGACGGCGGCGACCGGCTCTGCTTCGCCGTCACGGACACCGGCATCGGCATCCCCGCCGACCAGCTCCCGGCCATCTTCGAGGCGTTCCAGCAGGCCGACGGCACCACCAACCGCAAGTACGGCGGCACCGGCCTCGGCCTCTCCATCAGCCGCGAGATCGCCGGGCTCCTCGGCGGCCGTATCACCGCGGAGAGCAGTCCGGGCAAGGGTTCCACCTTCACGCTCTACGTCCCCGTGGTGCACCCCGGCCACGGGCCCGCCGCCGCGGCGTACGCGGCGACCAGGTCGCTCACCACCCCCGAGCCGCACGACGAGCGGGTCACCATGTCCCCGCACACCTTCCATGAACAGAACGACAGCTGGCCGACGCCGACCAAGCTGGAGGAGTACCGGGAGGGCCCGGCCGGCCGCATACTGCGTGGGCGCCGCGTCCTGATCGTGGACGACGACATCCGCAACGTCTTCGCGCTCACCCACGTACTGAGCCGTGTCGGCATGCCCGTCCTCTACGCGGAGAACGGCCGCGAAGGCATCGAGACCCTGGAGCGCAACCCCGACACCGACCTCATCCTGATGGACATCATGATGCCGGAGATGGACGGCTACGAAACCATCGCCGCGATCCGCCGCACCCCGCGCTGGACCGGCCTGCCCATCATCGCGCTGACCGCCAAGGCGATGCCCGGAGACCGCGAGAAGGCCATCGAGCAGGGTGCCAACGACTACGTTCCCAAACCCGTGGATGTGGACCAGCTGCTCACCGTCGCCTGCGCGCTTCTGGCACCCGAGGCCGCCGACAGGACAGAGCCGGACGCTCCCGCCACCACAGATACAACCGTTGCTCCGGAACCGGCAGGCGCTCACGGGGAGGCCGCCGTTCCGCCGACGACCGAGTGAGGCACTGTCCATGAGCACAGAGGTCATGACCGACAACCGATCGAGCATCCTTCTTGTCGATGACATGGAGGACAACCTGATGGCGCTCGAAGCCGTCCTGGGGTCACTCAACGAACCACTGGTGCGCGCCCGTTCGGGCGAGGAGGCGATGAAGGCGCTTCTGCGCCAACGTTTCGCCGTGATCCTCCTGGACGTACGCATGCCGGGGATGGACGGCTTCGAGACCGCGTCGAACATCAAACGACTCGACCAGACCAAGGACGTGCCCATCATCTTCCTGACGGGCACCGACAACGACGCGGGCTACGCCTTCCGGGGCTATGCGACGGGCGCCGCGGACTATCTCACCAAGCCGTTCGACCCCTGGGTGCTGCGCGCCAAGGTCACCGTATTCCTCGAACTGCACCGCAAGAACCGGCAGTTGGAGAAGATCCTGGCGCGCGAGCAGCAGCAGTTCGACGAGCTGGCGGCCCGCCTCTCGGCGATCGAGACGCACATGGCCGCCAGCAGCCTCAAGGACGTCCTGGAACTGCGCCACCACGTGACGCACATGGAGGAGCTGGTGAAGGAGATGCGGCGCGGGCGGGGTG from Streptomyces sp. BA2 encodes:
- a CDS encoding HAMP domain-containing protein, whose translation is MRAARDGDFTKVTVSGHGLVADLHTVFNEMLDRSLHFDGELARVRREIIRHGHLDERFTASPGQGSWATRVADVNSLLDSLVAPAANATRVLNAVAGGDLTQRVDLHDGSRELRGDLRRLGRAVNTMVDQLSLFTGEVTRVAREVGTEGRLGGRAKVRGLSGSWRDVTEAVNTMAARLTAQVRDIALVTTAVAQGDLTRTVTVEATGELLELKLTVNTMVEQLSAFAAEVTRVAREVGTEGQLGGRAQARGVSGVWKDLTDNVNFMASNLTSQVRNIAQVTTAVANGDLSQKITVDARGEILELKSTVNTMVDQLSAFADEVTRVAREVGTEGNLGGRAQVRGVSGVWKDLTDNVNFMADNLTSQVRNIALVSTAVAQGDLGKKITVEAKGEILELKSTINTMVDQLSAFADEVTRVAREVGTEGNLGGQAQVRGVSGVWKDLTDNVNFMALNLTSQVRNIAQVTTAVANGDLSKMITVTARGEILELKDTVNTMVEQLRAFADEVTRVAREVGTDGRLGGRAQVLGVSGVWKDLTDNVNYMADNLTGQVRNIAQVATAVAQGDLSKKIDVDARGEILELKTTINTMVDTLSSFSSEVTRVAREVGSEGQLGGQARVEGVYGTWKRLTTNVNELALNLTTQVRAIAEVASAVAQGDMTRSITVETRGEVSELKNNINVMVSNLRETTRAKDWLESNLARLAGLMQGHRDLMEVADLILRELTPLVNAQYGAFFLADPEAGDATTLQTPPVKGLAFIAGYGSAQGSVVDTGAMPAHGLVRQAALEKKRILVDEVPPDYIKITSGLGDSAPASLVIIPILFEDKLLGVIELATFSRFSDVHLAFFDQFVSTIGVAINTIIANSRTESLLSESQRLATQLQDRSDELQLQQAELQRSNAELEEKAALLATSSQYKSEFLANMSHELRTPLNSLLILARLLSDNPDSHLSDQEVQFATTIHRSGSDLLQLINDILDLSKIEAGRMDVRPKKLPLVKVLDYVHATFRPLTLDRGLAFEVSVGEDVPREMFSDEQRLQQILRNLLSNAVKFTASGRVELRVSRVKNTGDRRLHDGGDRLCFAVTDTGIGIPADQLPAIFEAFQQADGTTNRKYGGTGLGLSISREIAGLLGGRITAESSPGKGSTFTLYVPVVHPGHGPAAAAYAATRSLTTPEPHDERVTMSPHTFHEQNDSWPTPTKLEEYREGPAGRILRGRRVLIVDDDIRNVFALTHVLSRVGMPVLYAENGREGIETLERNPDTDLILMDIMMPEMDGYETIAAIRRTPRWTGLPIIALTAKAMPGDREKAIEQGANDYVPKPVDVDQLLTVACALLAPEAADRTEPDAPATTDTTVAPEPAGAHGEAAVPPTTE
- a CDS encoding response regulator translates to MSTEVMTDNRSSILLVDDMEDNLMALEAVLGSLNEPLVRARSGEEAMKALLRQRFAVILLDVRMPGMDGFETASNIKRLDQTKDVPIIFLTGTDNDAGYAFRGYATGAADYLTKPFDPWVLRAKVTVFLELHRKNRQLEKILAREQQQFDELAARLSAIETHMAASSLKDVLELRHHVTHMEELVKEMRRGRGDA